The following proteins are co-located in the Apium graveolens cultivar Ventura chromosome 5, ASM990537v1, whole genome shotgun sequence genome:
- the LOC141660072 gene encoding protein FAR1-RELATED SEQUENCE 3-like, producing MNIFGKLHGRGEHVRFHAQYLRNMMHDFRKDNLGVNDAQAGFDLLHRLEEESGGKFSIWTLTDEELRLKCLLRVDPRSWLAYKNFVNVVAFDITYRTNRYDMSFVPFTGVNHHYQSVLFGFALMRDELKTIKIKTLSPIKVKPLSPIKRSTHGGGNSISTTQNDIIVVFMAH from the coding sequence ATGAATATATTTGGAAAATTGCATGGAAGAGGGGAGCATGTAAGGTTTCATGCCCAATATTTGAGAAATATGATGCATGATTTTAGAAAGGATAATTTGGGTGTGAATGATGCTCAAGCGGGATTTGATTTGTTACATcggttggaagaggaaagtggAGGAAAATTTTCCATTTGGACTCTAACTGATGAGGAATTAAGATTGAAGTGCCTTTTACGGGTTGACCCTCGATCGTGGTTGGCCTACAAAAATTTTGTTAATGTGGTTGCGTTCGATATAACATATCGAACAAATAGGTATGATATGTCATTTGTGCCTTTCACCGGGGTGAACCATCACTACCAATCGGTTCTCTTTGGATTTGCATTAATGCGTGATGAATTAAAGACGATCAAGATCAAGACATTATCACCGATCAAGGTCAAACCATTATCACCGATCAAGAGATCAACCCATGGCGGGGGCAATTCAATCTCAACAACCCAAAATGACATAATTGTTGTGTTCATGGCACACTAG